In Gadus chalcogrammus isolate NIFS_2021 chromosome 11, NIFS_Gcha_1.0, whole genome shotgun sequence, a single window of DNA contains:
- the il11a gene encoding interleukin-11, giving the protein MKLLLDSSSSLLFSLLLAQLPVFSSASPVQQRKLQPQDLDRLSNQTKNLLKLTQDLLREHAFDADLEPHRFRTLPAMSQRAASDLQNLELKPTLSKLHADLKLFEHHFEWLNRVSKKHQHPSLPKLAEIIREMKNLMNLLNRQIVTAGASRLPHVAPSLPTSLPYQFDVLQSSHELLQQFKLFCDWAYRAFISLKPKASAAP; this is encoded by the exons TGCTGCTGgactcctcctcgtctctcctttTCTCGCTACTATTGGCTCAGCTGCCCGTGTTCTCGTCGGCCTCTCCGGTCCAGCAACGGAAGCTCCAGCCCCAAGATCTTGATAGATTGTCCAATCAGACCAAAAATCTACTGAAACTCACGCAAGACCTGCTG AGGGAGCATGCGTTTGATGCAGACTTGGAGCCCCACCGATTCAGGACCCTGCCAGCCATGAGCCAGAGAGCAGCCAGCGACCTCCAGAACCTTGAG TTGAAGCCCACTCTGTCCAAGCTGCATGCTGACCTGAAGCTGTTTGAGCACCACTTTGAGTGGTTGAACCGAGTGTCCAAGAAGCACCAACATCCGTCACTGCCCAAATTGGCAGAGATCATCAGAGAGATGAAAAACTTGATGAACCTCCTCAACCGTCAG ATCGTGACTGCGGGCGCCTCAAGGCTACCCCACgtggctccctctctcccaaccAGCCTCCCGTACCAGTTTGATGTTCTACAGTCATCCCATGAGCTCCTCCAGCAGTTTAAACTGTTCTGTGATTGGGCATACCGGGCATTCATCAGCCTTAAACCCAAGGCTTCTGCTGCACCTTAA